GCCGGCGGCCGGCCCCTGCTGCGGGGCTTCGCCCAGGGAGCCCAGGATCTGCTGGGCCTGCGCGCTCATATCCGTCACCCCGGCGGGGGGCTGGCCCGGCAGGACCGTGGTGCCGAAGCCCGGCTGGGTGATGACCACATCCGAGCCCGCGTTGCCCACGGCCACGCTGCCCGGGTTCTCGTTGGCGTTGTTCTGCGCCCCGGGTCCGAAGAGGATGACGGTGGAACCGCCCTGCGAGACCTGCCCGCCCGCGATGGTGCCCCGGATGCCGATGGTCCCCACCGGCAGCTTGACCTTCATGCTCGCCGGGTCCTTGCGCGCCACCTTGCCCGTGACGAAGCGGAACACGCCCTTGGTCACCCGCGCCGTGACCTTGCCCGAGCTGGTGGCCGGGTCGTAGACGAACTCGTCGAGGACCATGTCGCTGTCGGGGCCGATCGTGAAGACCGTTTCGTCGAGCAGCAGCACCTGCAGGCGGCCCGCCGCGTCGGTGGTGACGTGGTCGTTGAGGAAGACCGGCTTGCCGCTGGAGAGCACCCGGCCCACGGCCGCGCCGGGCGCCTGGGCCATGACCGCGCCCTTGACGGCAGCGGCCGCGCCGATGCGCGTGAGTCCCGCGGCCGGGACCTGGGCCGAAGCGGCAGTGACGACGCTGAGGAGCAGAGCGAGAAGGGTCATAGGCGGGCCTCCCATCCAGGTGTTCTTCCGATGATTGTACCTTTTGGCGGGTTCCGGCGCAGGAGCATGCGGGACATCAGGCCTAGAGCCAGGACGGCGTAAGTCCCATCGATCTCAGGCCCGACAGCCCAGGCGCTGTCTTCGGCCCGGGCTTACACTTTACCAGCAGTGGACCGACTATCGCGCAGACTCATCGCTTCGGGAGCCGCCGCCGCGCTCCTGATCACCGCGCCCGGCCTGCCCTGTTACCAGGCCGCGGCCGGCGTCGTCACTTCCGGCGTCGTGACCTCCAGCCTCGGTTCCGCGGCCGACACCGGCGCGGCCGGCAGGTCCGGGTCCGTCGCGCCCGACTTCGACAACTCCGGCCTGCGCCCCGTCCTGCGGCTCGATTTCGGCCTGCTCGGCGCGGCTCCCGCCGCTCTCGTCCCGCAAGTCGCCCCCGGACACAGCGTCCTGCCGGCGCCCATGCCGGAGGCCGCCGTCGCCGTCCCTTTGCCGGCCCCGGCGGAGCAGCCCAAGGCTGAGCCGGTCCCGGCCGGGAGATTCCAAGAGGCCCAGATCCGCCTGGACGCCGTCGCAGCGGGACAGGACTTGCCCGGCATAGGCCGGACCCTCTCCGAGCCGAACGCGGCGCCTGAAAGCGTCCAGGCCGTCTCAGCAAAGGCTTTCGACGCTCAGGTCCCCGCCCGGGACGCCGAAGCCGTGCCGGCGGCCGCGAACCTAGCCAGGTTCAGCCGGGGACTCGCCGGGACCTTGGCCGGCCTGCACAAGCGCTTCGACCTGGCCTCCGAGGGACAGGCCGAGCCTGAACCTCCCCCTCCGGCGCCTGCGCCGACGCGCGGCGGCAAGGCTCTGCAGGCCGCGCGCACCGGCCTCGCCGCGCTGCTGGGGGCCGGCATGGGGGTGGGCTTGGTCTTCTCCGGAGCCGCGGCCGCGACTTTGACCCCGCTCGCCGCGGCCGTGGCGGGAGGTCTCGGCCTGGCCGCTTTGGCCTGGGCCGCCAAGAAGCGCTTCGCCGCGCAGCCGGGCGCGGTCCGCAAGCCCCTGGCGCCCGCGCTCCTGGGCGCGGCCGGGCTCTTCCTGCTCGGCGCCGCCGCCTCCCCCGTGCTGGCCGGGCTCGTGGGCATGACCGCCCTGCACGTCGGCTCCGTCGGGCTCCTGGTCTCCTTGGCCCTGCTCTTCGAGTTCCTCAACGGCATGCACGACGCGGCCAACTCCATCGCGACCGTGGTCGCGACCAAGACCCTCACCCCGCGCCAGGCCGTGCTCTGGGCCGCCTTCTTCAACTCCATCGCCTACTTCGTCTTCGGCGCGCACATCGCCACCACCATCGGCAGCGGCCTCATCAGCCCGGCGGTCATGTCCAACGCCCTGCTCGCCGCGGCTCTGCTCGGGGCCAGCCTTTGGAACTGGATCACGGTCAAGCTCGGCATACCCGTGAGCTCCTCGCATTCGCTCATCGGCGGCCTGGTGGGCGCGGCCTTGGTGGCCGGCGGCTTCAAGGCCCTGGTCGCCGCCAGCCTCCTGCGCACGGCGCTGTTCATGGTCGTCTCCCCGGTCGTGGGCTTGGCCGTCTCTTTCGCGCTCATGGCGCTGATCAGCCATTTCTTCCCGGGCCCGCTCTCGGATCGGGCCCGCAAAGCTTTCGGCGGGGCGCAGCTCGCCTCCTCGGCGTTCCTGAGCCTGGGTCACGGCGGCAACGACTCGCAGAAGACCATCGGGATCATCACGGCCCTGCTCTTCGCCAACGGCTTCCTGGGCGCGGCGTTCCATGTGCCCTGGTTCGTGGCCGCCGCCTCCTACCTGGCCATGGGGCTGGGGACGATGATGGGCGGCTGGCGCATCATCAAGACCTTGGGCGAGAAGGTGACCAAGCTGGACCGGTCCATGGGCACGGCGGCCGAGGTCGGCGCCGGAGCCGCCATCATGCTCTCCACCTGGCTGGGGGTGCCCGTCTCCACCACCCACGTGGTCACGGGCTCCGTGACCGGGGTGGGAGCCGCCCACAACGGAGCCAAGTCGGTGCAGTGGGGCACGCTGAGCAAGATCGCCTGGGCCTGGGTCCTGACCATCCCCTTCGCGGCGCTCGGCTCGGGCCTGCTCTACCTGCTCTTCACGGTGCTGCTCCGGGTGGCCTAGCAGGCTGCTGATAAAGTCCGTTCTGGGAGCGCCCGGCGGTCGTCTGCCGGGCGCAACCGACCCGCGCACCTGCCCGTAAGGAAGGCGGGCAGGTACCGTGCGTCGATAACGCACGGAAGCGGGGCGGCAGAACCCATCCGATAGGTTGCACGAAGGATGGCGCCTTCGGCGCGACTGGCGAGCCTTCGGCTCGCCAGTTCGGGGACGGACTGTTGCCCGCTACCGAAAGGACTGTGTCCGGACCAGAGCTGTCCGGGGAAAGTCAAAGAAGCTTGCCCGGACGTTCTCTGAGTCTCTCGGAGCGGAACCGACCTGCGACGATCCTGGGCCCGACAGGGTTCTCTGTGCGATGCTGTCCGGGGCAGGTCTGGTCGAGGAATCTTAAGATTCCGGAGCAACTGTGTCCGGACACAGCGCACCCCGCCGCAACTCGCAGGACCCATCGGGGTTGTCAACGGCCACAGCCGGTATCGCCGGCGCGGGCCAACGCCGGGATGATGTCTCGGGACAGGCTCTAAAGCCGCGCAAGCCGATTCAACGAGGCCTGCTGCCGATTTTCCGTCGGACAATCCCGACCGGAGGCTGTTTCATCAGGGCTTGTTGCGTCGCGCGACGGATTTCCCCGGACAGGAGTGGTCCGGACACAGTCCTTTCCGCTGGGGGGTTTATCAGCAGCCTGCTGGCGCGACAGCCGGGCGCCGGCCCAGAAAGTTGTAGTATTGTCCTAGCCGCGTCCGGCCGGCGACCGGGCGCCAACCTGATGGCTTCCTCTCGAAAGTCTGCCGATTGGCCGGTCCTGGCCTTGCTGACCGGCGCCACGGCGGTGAGCCTCGGCGCATGGCGGATGGGGCGTCTCGGCTTCTACCATGACGACTGGTATTACCTCTATGCCCTCGGTTCCGTTCCGCAGGGGATGCTCTCCTGGATGCGCATCCTCGTCAAAGAGCTGCCGCCGCTGGTCTTCCGGCCCCTGGAGATACCTCTCTTCGCGGCGCTCTACGCCGCCTTCGGCGCCCACCCGCTGCCGTGGCACCTGTCTTTGCTGGCCATCAACGCCGCGCTGGCCTTCGCCTTGTTCCGGCTGCTCCGGCGCTTCGAGGTGGACTGCCGGGGCGCCGCCCTCTGCGCCCTCGTCTTCGTGGCTTATCCCAGCAAGGACGCCTGCGTGTTCTGGCCCTTCGACCTGATCAACTCCCTGGCCCTGGCAGCCTTCCTGGCGGCCTACCTGGCCCATCTGGATTACGTCGAGACCGGCCGAGGCCGGTCTTTGGGCCTCTCGGTCGCGGCCTGGATCGGCTGCATCGCGATATACGACCAGTGCACCCTCCTCTTCCCGCTCTGGCTGCTCACGCCCAGGACGCTGCGCGAAGGGATACCTCCGCGGGCCTGGCGGGGCCTATGGGCCGCCCTCGGCGTGGCCGCGATCTCCTCCGCGTACAAGCTATGGTGGGTGCCGCACGCCTTCGGGACGGCCTACAACAAAAACATCATGTTCTCCCTCGCCCAAGCCGTGCGGGTCTACGGCCTCGGGATCGCGGCGAACCTGGGCCCGCGGCTGGCGGGCTACGTCGCCCGGTCGGCCTGGCGCGCATTCACCGTCTCTCCGGAGGTCGCGGCCCTCGCGTTCCTGCTGCCGTGGTCGCTGTGGTGGCTCCGATCCAAGGAGGCGGCGGCGGCGCGTCACGACGCGAACACGCTGCTGGCTCTCGGCGGGGCGGTGTTCCTGCTCGGCTATCTGCCCATCGCCGTCTCCGATTACATCCCGACCCCCCTCAGCCACATGAACCGGATCAACGAGGTGCCGATCCTGGGGCTGGTTTTGGCCCTGGCCGGGGTCTGGAACCTCCTGGGCCGCCGCCGCCGCGTCCTGGCGGCCGGCTGCGCCGCCGCCGGCCTCCTGCTGGCCGCCCACGTCGCCTTCGCCGATGCTTGGTCGCGATCCTACGAGCTTCAGCTCGAGATCCGGGACGTCATCCGATCGCAGCCGGAAAAGTGGCCGCATGGCACGAAATTGCTTTTATGGTACGAGCCCCATTACATCGAGGAAAAGGCTCCGGTCTTCATCGCGAGCTGGGACATCACCGGCGCCGCCCGGATATGGACGGGAGACCCGTCGCGGGAGGCTGACGTCCTGCCCGCGGCCATGGAGTTCCTTCCGGAAGGCGTCGCCCAGGGGGGCCGCCTCCTCCCCTACAAGTCCTTCCGCGTCCTGGACCTCGCTCACCGGACCATCGTGGAGGTCGGCTACCAGAGCTTTCACCGGTGAACCCGGCTTAGCCAGGCTTGGGCGTGGCCCGGGCGAGGATCCACTCCAGGCTCCAGCGGCCCCGCGCGCGGTCCCAGCGCTCCAGCAAGACAGCCAGCGACCCCAGGAAGGCCGCGCCCGCGATGAATGCGGCCAGCGGGCTGCAGAGGTGCTCATAGAACATCGTCCGGGACCCGGCCGCCCAGCCCATGATCCAGAGCGGCCAGAAGATGAGGATGTGGTGGAGCACGTAGATGGTCAGGGAATAGCGGCTGAGCCGGCGCAGGTAGCGCCGCAGGCCGGTTTCCCTCGGGGAGCGGTCGCAGAGGCGGCGCAGCAGGGCGAAGGTCGCCAGGGTCAGCCCGAGCTGGAACAGGAACATCGGGAAGGAGTCCGGGTAGAAGGAGAGAGGGGCGACGTAGGAGTCCACGGCGCGCAGCCCGGGCCCGGCCGAGCCCAGGAGAGCCAGGGCCGCGCCCGCGGCGAGCCCGACCAGCCCCGCCGCGCCCAGGGCCAGGTCGAAACGGCGCGAGAAATCCGCCTTCTGCTGCAGCCGCCCCAGTCCGTAGC
This DNA window, taken from Elusimicrobiota bacterium, encodes the following:
- a CDS encoding FecR domain-containing protein → MTLLALLLSVVTAASAQVPAAGLTRIGAAAAVKGAVMAQAPGAAVGRVLSSGKPVFLNDHVTTDAAGRLQVLLLDETVFTIGPDSDMVLDEFVYDPATSSGKVTARVTKGVFRFVTGKVARKDPASMKVKLPVGTIGIRGTIAGGQVSQGGSTVILFGPGAQNNANENPGSVAVGNAGSDVVITQPGFGTTVLPGQPPAGVTDMSAQAQQILGSLGEAPQQGPAAGGAGGAGGGAGPAQGGQSTSQAAGQDTAAGSGNAGTSADVLNFSNSANTAQQTAAQTASPIADGLSTWDQVRSLQGTGSYSGVGDYFCSGGTACGAGTNVPGGLTFQLSVDFGARVLSGGNISLSGPITDSAPQSSADSFAGSTGNAIFGKTLNGFGPSLGTSGGDFSKTTVSFMNRGGTAAADMKVDLQYSNSATAATATGSATGSLQTATAPLVR
- a CDS encoding inorganic phosphate transporter, giving the protein MTALHVGSVGLLVSLALLFEFLNGMHDAANSIATVVATKTLTPRQAVLWAAFFNSIAYFVFGAHIATTIGSGLISPAVMSNALLAAALLGASLWNWITVKLGIPVSSSHSLIGGLVGAALVAGGFKALVAASLLRTALFMVVSPVVGLAVSFALMALISHFFPGPLSDRARKAFGGAQLASSAFLSLGHGGNDSQKTIGIITALLFANGFLGAAFHVPWFVAAASYLAMGLGTMMGGWRIIKTLGEKVTKLDRSMGTAAEVGAGAAIMLSTWLGVPVSTTHVVTGSVTGVGAAHNGAKSVQWGTLSKIAWAWVLTIPFAALGSGLLYLLFTVLLRVA